The window AACAATTGCACGATCTGACCGGCATCAGCCGCAATCAGATCCAGAACATCGAGCACAGCCGCAACAACAGTCGCGACTCCAAAAGTGGCCGTCCGGGTCCTGGCAATGCCCGACTCGACACGATCTTCCTGCTGGCCGAGGCGCTGAAGGTCGAGGTCACCTACTTGATCGACCCCACACAGCCGATCCGCGACGCCCGCTAACCCCGTTGCGGCTCCCGGGCCGCGAAGATCGCCAACGTCGAGGGCACCAGGAAGATAGCCACGAACAGCAGCGCCTTCAGCGTGCCGGTGTGGTCGGCGATGTAGCCGACCACCGGAGGGCCGGCGAGGAACGCGCCGTACCCGATCGTGGAGACCACGCTCACCCGTGCGGCCGAGCGCTTGGGGTCGTCGGCGGCGGCACTCATACCGACGGGGAAGCCGAGCGAGGCGCCCAGGCCCCACAGCAGAATGCCTGCGATCACGAACACCGGCCCGGTGCCGAAGACGATCAGCATCAGGCCCGCGATCGCGCTCACGGCGGTGACGAGCAGGACCCGGACGCGACCGTACGCGTTGAGCGCCGAGGTGCCGACCAGACGCCCGAGCGTCATCGCGGTCACGAAGGCCGCGTAGCCGAGTACGCCGACCGCCTTGCTCACGTCGTGGCCGTCGACCAGTGCCAGGGCCAGCCAGTCGTTCGCGGCGCCCTCGGTGAGGGCGAAGGCCAGCACCATCAGCCCGATGACCAGCGTGCGCGGCTCGCGCCATGCCGTCCAGACCGACGGACCGGACGCCTCTTCCTCTGCGTCGGTGTGGCCGGGGATGAAACTGCGTACGC of the Nocardioides sp. genome contains:
- a CDS encoding MFS transporter: MSGFSATAARNATALAFFLNGFAFASWVSRIPQVREDLSLSNGELGTLLLALALGSLLALPTTGALISRFGTARVVVAGAVAVTIAMMLLATGGSLLTSVVVTSLGAFLYGAGTASWDVAMNVEGVAVEQELDRAIMPRFHAAFSLGTVAGGGIGAGLVALDVPMILHLGGVVLVGLALILWGVRSFIPGHTDAEEEASGPSVWTAWREPRTLVIGLMVLAFALTEGAANDWLALALVDGHDVSKAVGVLGYAAFVTAMTLGRLVGTSALNAYGRVRVLLVTAVSAIAGLMLIVFGTGPVFVIAGILLWGLGASLGFPVGMSAAADDPKRSAARVSVVSTIGYGAFLAGPPVVGYIADHTGTLKALLFVAIFLVPSTLAIFAAREPQRG
- a CDS encoding helix-turn-helix transcriptional regulator — translated: MPERRVSEDYLRASRLLGMKVRAARESMGLTQEQLHDLTGISRNQIQNIEHSRNNSRDSKSGRPGPGNARLDTIFLLAEALKVEVTYLIDPTQPIRDAR